A portion of the Bifidobacterium lemurum genome contains these proteins:
- a CDS encoding class I SAM-dependent RNA methyltransferase — protein sequence MEAEIRIERYADQGRCVGHIDGRVVFVRFALPGELVRVKLDEPCDRDERFWTGEVVDVIEASKDRVEPVWPLAGPLAMGGGCGGADLVHVGLEGQLTWKAVTVSEQMSRLGHVEVAVPIERAEGDEELGGLHWRTRIEMIADENGMPSMRRRGTHVRVPLNTMPLATKTLLDVAQAEHVWDGGYEPGAQIRLSVPEPRMENAVVGSNYAVLVDGELAAGSRTLTEIARIDGHDFAYEVDANGFWQVHRQAPVALANHVIDLVKRELDGATAACLWDLYSGSGLFTLPLATRIAERTRVLSVEGAKTAVKHAQRNLRRMNLSDVDARCGDVTATLNRVPAHLEHPDVVVLDPPRAGARAKVCRQIAAAGPRAIVYVACDPTSLARDTATLIEQGYRLADIRAYDIYPMTHHVETVALFRR from the coding sequence ATGGAAGCCGAAATCCGAATCGAACGATACGCCGATCAGGGCCGTTGCGTCGGCCATATCGATGGACGCGTGGTCTTCGTGCGTTTCGCCCTGCCCGGCGAACTGGTGCGGGTGAAACTCGACGAGCCCTGCGACCGCGACGAGCGGTTCTGGACCGGCGAGGTCGTCGACGTGATCGAAGCCAGCAAGGACCGCGTCGAACCGGTCTGGCCTTTGGCCGGGCCGTTGGCGATGGGCGGCGGCTGCGGCGGCGCGGATCTGGTGCATGTGGGTCTGGAAGGGCAGCTCACGTGGAAGGCCGTCACCGTGTCCGAGCAGATGAGCCGTCTTGGGCATGTGGAGGTGGCGGTGCCCATCGAACGCGCGGAAGGCGACGAGGAGCTGGGCGGACTGCATTGGCGCACTCGCATCGAAATGATCGCCGACGAGAACGGCATGCCCTCGATGCGCCGGCGAGGCACGCATGTGCGCGTGCCGTTGAACACCATGCCGTTGGCCACTAAAACGCTGCTCGACGTGGCCCAGGCGGAGCATGTGTGGGACGGCGGCTACGAGCCGGGCGCGCAGATCCGCCTCTCGGTGCCCGAACCGCGTATGGAGAACGCCGTGGTCGGGTCGAACTACGCCGTGCTCGTCGACGGCGAACTGGCCGCCGGATCGCGTACGCTCACCGAAATCGCCCGCATCGACGGGCATGACTTCGCCTATGAGGTCGACGCCAACGGCTTCTGGCAGGTGCACCGCCAGGCGCCGGTGGCGCTCGCCAACCATGTGATCGATCTGGTCAAGCGGGAGTTGGATGGCGCGACCGCCGCCTGCCTGTGGGATCTGTACTCCGGCTCCGGCCTGTTCACCCTTCCGCTGGCCACGCGCATCGCCGAACGCACGCGCGTGCTCAGCGTCGAAGGCGCGAAAACCGCGGTGAAGCATGCGCAACGCAACCTGCGTCGTATGAATCTTTCCGATGTCGACGCCCGATGCGGCGACGTGACGGCCACTCTGAACCGGGTCCCCGCGCATCTGGAACATCCGGATGTGGTGGTGCTCGACCCGCCGCGCGCCGGCGCGCGAGCCAAAGTCTGCCGGCAGATCGCCGCGGCCGGCCCACGGGCCATCGTCTACGTGGCCTGCGATCCGACCAGCCTCGCCCGCGACACCGCCACCCTGATCGAACAAGGCTACCGTCTGGCGGATATCCGCGCCTACGACATCTATCCGATGACGCACCATGTCGAAACCGTCGCCCTATTCCGCAGGTGA
- a CDS encoding DUF3159 domain-containing protein has protein sequence MAETKRTGLGALASADADEDFSVLDAIGGPRGVVESMLPGFVFVVLFVVTSDLNLTIGVSAALAVVQVIVRLIQRQSVMGAVSGMVAVGICLIWAWRTHEARDYYMFGFLTNAVYAVLLAASLIARVPGLGLVVEFIRQLPTEHFRAWFHDWMDDAALKRAYMIVTALWMGLFVARLAVQVPLYLTNNVALLGTARLLMGIPFWALAIWVSYLIIATPLHRHNAKASAAPPVADEAETSD, from the coding sequence ATGGCTGAAACGAAACGCACCGGCTTGGGCGCGTTGGCGAGCGCCGACGCCGACGAGGACTTCTCCGTTCTCGACGCGATCGGCGGCCCCCGCGGCGTCGTGGAGTCGATGCTGCCGGGATTCGTGTTCGTCGTGCTCTTCGTGGTGACCTCCGACCTGAATCTGACGATCGGCGTCTCCGCGGCTCTGGCCGTGGTGCAGGTGATCGTCCGTCTGATCCAACGCCAGTCCGTGATGGGCGCGGTCAGCGGCATGGTCGCGGTGGGCATCTGCCTGATTTGGGCGTGGCGCACGCATGAGGCGCGCGACTACTACATGTTCGGCTTTCTCACCAACGCGGTGTACGCCGTGCTGTTGGCGGCGTCGCTGATCGCCCGGGTTCCGGGACTTGGACTGGTGGTCGAATTCATCCGCCAGTTGCCCACCGAGCATTTCCGCGCGTGGTTCCACGACTGGATGGACGATGCCGCGCTCAAACGCGCGTATATGATCGTCACCGCCCTGTGGATGGGACTGTTCGTCGCACGGCTGGCGGTGCAGGTGCCGTTGTATCTGACGAATAACGTGGCGCTGCTGGGCACCGCCCGACTGCTGATGGGCATCCCCTTCTGGGCGTTGGCCATCTGGGTGTCCTATCTCATCATCGCCACGCCCCTGCATCGGCACAACGCCAAGGCATCGGCGGCGCCACCCGTCGCCGATGAGGCCGAGACCTCCGACTGA
- a CDS encoding DUF3710 domain-containing protein, with protein sequence MGLFGFGKKKAKDDAVVDDEVKADDELAEDTEPEGGESVDGIVVLPEPSAFYEGRGETRGPWDVNDEDVPDYDDYLDLGAYYLPFLKGIELRIKANRSSKQILGATITYGSSSLEIEAFAAPKSMGLWDEVRADLLEANSTASEAEGVFGTELKLPVHVKGGRTVTTRIVGVDGPRWMLRGIFSGKAAVDADADETEALNRFFADIVVERGEEPLAPRDLIPMHPPVSPAERKAAKAKAEGEEGENADDKHLKNIPDQPKGPFDQDQQTEVKTTLSRGPMFSEIR encoded by the coding sequence ATGGGACTGTTTGGATTCGGCAAGAAGAAGGCCAAGGATGACGCGGTCGTCGACGATGAGGTGAAGGCCGACGACGAACTGGCCGAGGACACCGAACCCGAAGGCGGCGAATCGGTCGACGGCATCGTCGTGCTGCCCGAGCCCTCCGCGTTCTACGAAGGCCGCGGCGAGACCCGGGGCCCATGGGACGTGAACGACGAGGACGTGCCCGACTACGACGACTACCTCGACTTGGGCGCCTACTATCTGCCGTTCCTCAAGGGCATCGAACTGCGCATCAAGGCCAACCGCTCCTCGAAGCAGATCCTCGGCGCCACCATCACCTACGGCTCCTCCAGCTTGGAGATCGAAGCCTTCGCCGCGCCCAAGAGCATGGGATTGTGGGACGAGGTGCGAGCCGACCTTCTGGAGGCCAACTCCACCGCCAGCGAGGCGGAGGGCGTATTCGGCACCGAACTGAAGCTTCCCGTCCATGTCAAGGGCGGACGCACCGTCACCACCCGCATCGTCGGCGTGGACGGCCCGCGTTGGATGCTGCGCGGCATCTTCTCCGGCAAGGCCGCCGTCGACGCTGACGCCGATGAGACCGAAGCCCTGAACCGTTTCTTCGCCGACATCGTGGTGGAGCGCGGCGAGGAGCCGCTCGCCCCGCGCGACCTCATCCCCATGCATCCGCCCGTCTCCCCGGCCGAACGCAAGGCTGCCAAAGCCAAGGCCGAAGGAGAGGAGGGCGAGAACGCGGACGACAAGCATCTCAAGAACATCCCCGACCAGCCCAAGGGCCCGTTCGACCAGGACCAGCAGACCGAAGTGAAAACCACCCTGTCCCGCGGTCCGATGTTCTCCGAAATCCGCTAG
- a CDS encoding exodeoxyribonuclease III — protein sequence MITITTSNVNGIRAARRKGIEEWAERNTPDVWCMQEVRAPQEEIDPIYDAFAFGYMAAGRIAAPGELTRVNEVCRVKGRAGVGLLSALPVTDTRYGLAGLDEDVDSGRWIETDVTTPQGYGLTVACVYVHAGNTDDPVKMEQKYRFLDAMLARLGELRDEAAGGGRQAVLCGDFNIAHTPLDIKNAKANEKHAGFLPEERAYVDRWLGEYEFVDVMRDLAGEIQGPYTWWSQRGRAFDNNVGWRLDYQFATPELAQTARGFVIDKAPTYEARWSDHAPLSVTYDV from the coding sequence ATGATCACCATCACCACTTCGAATGTGAACGGCATCCGCGCGGCCCGGCGCAAAGGCATCGAGGAATGGGCGGAGCGCAACACGCCCGACGTGTGGTGCATGCAGGAGGTGCGTGCGCCGCAGGAGGAGATTGATCCGATCTACGACGCCTTCGCCTTCGGATACATGGCTGCCGGGCGCATAGCCGCTCCCGGCGAACTCACGCGCGTCAACGAGGTGTGCCGCGTCAAAGGCCGCGCCGGAGTCGGCCTGCTGAGCGCCCTGCCCGTCACCGACACCCGGTACGGACTCGCCGGACTGGACGAGGATGTGGACTCCGGACGATGGATCGAGACGGACGTGACCACGCCGCAGGGCTATGGGCTGACCGTCGCCTGCGTGTACGTGCACGCCGGCAACACGGATGATCCGGTCAAAATGGAGCAGAAATACCGCTTCCTCGACGCGATGCTCGCGCGTCTGGGCGAACTGCGCGACGAGGCGGCCGGCGGCGGCAGGCAGGCCGTGCTGTGCGGTGACTTCAACATCGCCCACACGCCGCTCGACATCAAAAACGCGAAGGCCAACGAAAAGCACGCCGGATTCCTGCCCGAAGAGCGCGCCTATGTGGACCGTTGGCTGGGGGAGTACGAGTTCGTGGATGTGATGCGCGACCTTGCCGGCGAGATCCAAGGCCCGTACACGTGGTGGAGCCAACGCGGACGCGCCTTCGACAACAATGTGGGCTGGCGTCTCGACTACCAGTTCGCCACGCCGGAGCTCGCGCAGACCGCGCGCGGCTTCGTGATCGATAAGGCTCCCACCTACGAGGCCCGCTGGTCCGACCACGCGCCGTTGAGCGTCACCTACGACGTGTGA
- a CDS encoding dipeptide ABC transporter ATP-binding protein, with protein sequence MSETTRNTKNAITIEELQRQQGPLLEVKDLQVDFTTDDKRSVHAVRNASFSVYPGQWVAIVGESGSGKSTSAMAVLGLLPGTGKVVGGSIKLDGQEISGFKQKEFDKLRGSKMGLVPQDPMSNLNPVWRIGTQVKEALTANGMDVAHEKRAALAQALAGDEVEIQGNDDETFIGSKELPALMEAAKAAIAEVGLTGERAENSMKYFAEEWVPGSETRWRVADDLIKAGVADEKAWAIAKQYVTGSTMEDRIAGLLSEAGLPDAATRARQFPHEFSGGMRQRALIAIGLACRPDLLIADEPTSALDVTVQKRILDHLHDLTDSLGTAVLFITHDLGLAAERAQHIVVMYKGQVVESGPSLEVLQHPQHPYTKRLVAAAPSLASQRIISAKERGEDASKLMEHHVTDEAQLEKSENIIVVDHLTKEFKLPRKKELFKAVDDVSFSVKRGTTMAIVGESGSGKSTVANMVLKLLEPTAGTVTYEGHDIAGFKGKELLDFRRHVQPVFQNPYGSLDPMYSIYRSIEEPLRIHGIGDKKSRRDRVRELLDMVEMPESVMGRYPNELSGGQRQRIAIARAMALDPDVIVCDEAVSALDVLVQDQVLRLLNDLQAEKGLSYLFITHDLAVVRQIADEVVVMQHGKLVEHATTDEVFEHPKMQYTQDLLDAIPGGKLQLGLD encoded by the coding sequence ATGAGCGAAACAACACGCAACACCAAGAACGCCATCACCATCGAGGAGCTGCAGCGCCAGCAGGGCCCCCTGCTCGAGGTCAAGGACCTTCAGGTCGACTTCACCACCGACGACAAGCGCTCCGTGCACGCCGTGCGCAACGCCTCCTTCAGCGTCTATCCGGGCCAGTGGGTGGCCATTGTGGGCGAGTCCGGCTCGGGCAAGTCCACCTCGGCCATGGCCGTGCTGGGCCTGCTGCCCGGCACCGGCAAGGTGGTCGGCGGTTCCATCAAGCTCGACGGCCAGGAGATCTCCGGCTTCAAGCAGAAGGAATTCGACAAGCTGCGCGGTTCCAAAATGGGTCTGGTGCCCCAGGATCCGATGAGCAACCTTAACCCGGTGTGGCGCATCGGCACCCAGGTCAAGGAGGCGCTCACGGCCAACGGCATGGACGTGGCCCACGAGAAGCGCGCCGCCCTGGCCCAGGCGCTGGCCGGCGACGAGGTCGAGATCCAAGGCAACGACGACGAGACCTTCATCGGCTCCAAGGAGCTGCCCGCGCTGATGGAGGCCGCCAAGGCCGCCATCGCCGAAGTGGGCCTCACCGGTGAACGCGCCGAGAACTCGATGAAGTACTTCGCCGAGGAATGGGTTCCGGGCTCCGAAACCCGTTGGCGCGTGGCCGACGACCTCATCAAGGCCGGCGTGGCCGATGAGAAGGCCTGGGCCATCGCCAAGCAGTATGTGACCGGCTCCACCATGGAGGACCGCATCGCCGGCCTGCTCTCCGAGGCCGGCCTGCCCGACGCGGCCACCCGCGCGCGCCAGTTCCCGCACGAGTTCTCCGGTGGCATGCGCCAGCGCGCGCTGATCGCCATCGGCCTGGCCTGCCGCCCCGATCTGCTGATCGCCGACGAGCCGACCTCCGCGCTCGACGTGACCGTGCAGAAGCGCATCCTCGACCACCTGCACGATCTGACCGACTCGCTCGGCACCGCCGTGCTGTTCATCACCCACGATCTGGGACTCGCGGCCGAACGCGCCCAGCACATCGTCGTGATGTACAAGGGCCAGGTCGTCGAATCCGGCCCCTCCCTGGAGGTGCTGCAGCATCCGCAGCATCCCTACACCAAGCGTCTGGTCGCGGCCGCCCCCTCGCTCGCCTCGCAGCGCATCATCTCCGCGAAGGAACGCGGCGAGGACGCGTCGAAGCTAATGGAGCACCACGTCACCGACGAGGCCCAGCTCGAGAAGAGCGAGAACATCATCGTCGTCGACCATCTGACCAAGGAGTTCAAGCTTCCGCGCAAGAAGGAGCTGTTCAAGGCGGTGGACGACGTGTCGTTCTCCGTCAAGCGCGGCACCACCATGGCCATCGTGGGCGAGTCCGGCTCGGGCAAGTCCACCGTGGCGAACATGGTGCTGAAGCTGCTCGAGCCCACGGCCGGCACCGTGACCTACGAGGGACATGACATCGCCGGATTCAAAGGCAAGGAGCTGCTGGACTTCCGCCGCCACGTGCAGCCGGTGTTCCAGAACCCCTACGGCTCGCTCGACCCGATGTATTCGATCTACCGCTCCATCGAGGAGCCGTTGCGCATCCACGGCATCGGCGACAAGAAGAGCCGCCGCGACCGTGTTCGCGAGCTGCTCGACATGGTGGAGATGCCCGAGTCCGTGATGGGACGCTACCCCAACGAGCTGTCCGGCGGCCAGCGCCAGCGCATCGCCATCGCGCGCGCCATGGCGCTCGACCCGGATGTGATCGTGTGCGACGAGGCCGTCTCCGCCCTCGACGTGCTCGTGCAGGACCAGGTGCTGCGCCTGCTCAACGACCTGCAGGCCGAAAAGGGCCTGAGCTACCTGTTCATCACCCACGATCTGGCCGTGGTGCGCCAGATCGCCGATGAGGTCGTGGTGATGCAGCACGGCAAACTCGTCGAGCACGCCACCACCGACGAGGTCTTCGAACATCCGAAGATGCAGTACACGCAGGATCTGCTCGACGCCATCCCCGGCGGCAAGCTCCAGCTCGGTCTGGACTGA
- a CDS encoding ABC transporter permease — protein sequence MTDETMNNSTFPSASKALPGQERYVAPIDETPLQQVDSVDESAPATSMWADAWRTLRKNPLFIISGILIIFILIVALFPQLFTKQDPTYCDLNFSQDPASAGHPFGYDLQGCDVYSRVIYGARTSVSVGILTTIIVAIVGGVIGALAGFFGGWVDALLSRITDIFYAIPFLLGAIVVLQMFRTSSSIWKVVLVLALFGWVSFARIARGSVMEAKNLEFNTASTALGSTPLRNLARHVVPNSLAPVIVIATTSLGSYIVSEATLSFLGLGLPTTVVSWGADISSARSLLRTNPAVLFYPSAALAITVLAFIMMGDAVKDALDPKSRTA from the coding sequence ATGACGGACGAAACCATGAACAATTCGACTTTCCCCTCCGCAAGCAAGGCTCTGCCCGGACAGGAGCGCTATGTGGCACCCATCGACGAGACCCCGCTGCAGCAGGTCGACTCCGTGGACGAGTCCGCGCCGGCCACCAGCATGTGGGCCGACGCGTGGCGCACGCTGCGTAAGAACCCGCTGTTCATCATCTCGGGCATCCTGATCATCTTCATCCTCATCGTGGCGCTGTTCCCGCAGCTGTTCACCAAGCAGGACCCGACCTACTGCGATCTGAACTTCTCGCAGGATCCGGCCTCGGCCGGTCATCCCTTCGGCTATGACCTGCAGGGCTGCGACGTGTACTCCCGCGTGATCTACGGCGCGCGCACCTCGGTGAGCGTCGGCATCCTGACCACGATCATCGTCGCCATCGTCGGCGGCGTCATCGGCGCCCTCGCCGGCTTCTTCGGCGGATGGGTCGACGCGCTGCTCAGCCGCATCACCGACATCTTCTACGCGATTCCGTTCCTGCTGGGCGCCATCGTCGTGCTGCAGATGTTCCGCACCTCCTCCTCGATCTGGAAGGTCGTGCTCGTGCTGGCGCTCTTCGGCTGGGTGTCGTTCGCCCGCATCGCCCGCGGCTCCGTGATGGAGGCGAAGAACCTCGAGTTCAACACGGCCTCCACGGCGCTCGGCTCCACGCCGCTGCGCAACCTCGCGCGCCATGTGGTGCCCAATTCGCTGGCGCCGGTCATCGTGATCGCCACCACCTCGCTCGGCTCCTACATCGTCTCCGAAGCCACGCTGAGCTTCCTCGGTCTGGGCCTGCCCACCACCGTGGTCAGCTGGGGCGCCGACATCTCCAGCGCCCGCAGCCTGCTGCGCACCAACCCCGCCGTGCTGTTCTACCCGTCCGCCGCGCTGGCCATCACCGTGCTCGCCTTCATTATGATGGGCGACGCCGTCAAGGACGCGCTGGATCCCAAGAGCCGTACGGCCTGA
- a CDS encoding ABC transporter permease, producing the protein MGRYLLRRILQMIPVVLGTTLLIYALVFALPGDPVAAMFGSKPVNEAVAAQIRAEYNLDKPFVIQYLLFLKNALTLDFGKTFSGQPVISEIGRAFPVTIKLALMAFVFEAIFGVVFGIISGLKKGKWYDTVILVVSLLLISVPTFVTGFVLQYFVGVKWGLLPVTAGSDPGFIDLLMPAMVLGSVSMAYIIRLTRTEVSSNIAEDYVRTARAKGMSNKSVIARHILRNSLIPVVTYLGADLGALMGGAMISETIFNIHGVGYLLYQSILKGESNIVVSTVTLLVLIFVVCNLIVDMLYAVLDPRIRYA; encoded by the coding sequence ATGGGCAGATACCTCCTGCGGCGCATTCTGCAGATGATTCCGGTGGTGCTGGGCACCACGCTGCTGATCTACGCGCTGGTCTTCGCGCTTCCCGGCGATCCGGTGGCCGCGATGTTCGGCAGCAAGCCGGTGAACGAAGCCGTCGCCGCGCAGATTCGAGCCGAATACAATCTCGACAAGCCGTTCGTCATCCAATACCTGCTGTTCCTCAAGAACGCGCTGACGCTCGACTTCGGCAAGACGTTCTCCGGACAGCCGGTGATCAGCGAGATCGGCCGCGCGTTCCCCGTCACCATCAAGCTAGCGCTTATGGCCTTCGTCTTCGAGGCGATCTTCGGCGTGGTCTTCGGCATCATCTCCGGCCTGAAGAAGGGCAAGTGGTACGACACCGTCATCCTCGTCGTCTCCCTGCTGCTCATCTCCGTGCCGACCTTCGTCACCGGCTTCGTGCTGCAGTACTTCGTCGGCGTCAAGTGGGGCCTGCTGCCCGTGACCGCCGGCAGCGACCCGGGCTTCATCGACCTGCTCATGCCGGCCATGGTGCTCGGCTCCGTGTCGATGGCCTACATCATCCGACTGACCCGCACCGAGGTCTCCTCCAACATCGCCGAGGACTACGTGCGCACCGCCCGTGCCAAGGGCATGAGCAACAAAAGCGTGATCGCCCGCCATATCCTGCGCAACTCGCTGATTCCGGTCGTCACCTATCTGGGCGCCGACCTCGGCGCGTTGATGGGCGGCGCGATGATCTCGGAGACCATCTTCAACATCCATGGCGTCGGCTATCTGCTCTACCAGAGCATCCTCAAGGGCGAAAGCAACATCGTGGTCTCCACGGTGACCCTGCTGGTGCTCATCTTCGTGGTGTGCAACCTGATCGTCGATATGCTCTACGCGGTGCTCGACCCGCGCATCCGGTACGCGTGA
- a CDS encoding peptide ABC transporter substrate-binding protein: MKKKALAFAAAVCATGLLLSGCGASNSGDAASDSIITAYGCEPQNPLIPGNTNETCGGNPIDLLFAKLVAFDAEGNAENEVAESIEANEDNTEYTITLEDGWTFTDGTPVTAESFTKAWSYVANAANGLVNSGFFNIIEGYEALQDTANLTGDEQLSGLTVVDDTTFTVKLTEPSSTFPIQVGYTAFAPLPESFYDDPEAFGENPVGNGQYKLDHWTHDSEIALVKNDDYKGTQPAQNDGVTFKVYTDVEAGYADVQAGNLDVMETVPSSATATFETDETVQAYNEAGSVIQTFTFPSDLEHFADDEEGHLRRQAISRAIDRQNIVDKVLNGVGTPATDFTAPAMPGYSDSLEGSEVLTYDADAAKELWEQANAINAWDNDNDKLTIAYNADGGAKPIYDAIVNSITNALGIQCETNPIATFSEFRESISNRTMESAFRTGWQPDYPSAENYLKPLYTTSAADGLGSNDGDYKNPEFDALITEAASATDTESANALYQQAEQILFEDMPAVPLYYSNANGVAALGVNGLAFNWKNLPIYYQLTK, from the coding sequence ATGAAGAAGAAAGCTCTCGCTTTCGCCGCCGCGGTCTGCGCCACCGGCCTGCTGCTGAGCGGCTGCGGCGCCAGCAACTCCGGCGACGCCGCCTCCGACAGCATCATCACCGCCTACGGCTGCGAGCCGCAGAACCCGCTGATCCCGGGCAACACCAACGAGACCTGCGGCGGCAACCCGATCGATCTGCTGTTCGCCAAGCTCGTTGCCTTCGATGCCGAAGGCAACGCCGAGAACGAGGTCGCCGAGTCCATCGAGGCCAACGAGGACAACACCGAATACACCATCACCCTCGAGGACGGCTGGACCTTCACCGACGGCACTCCCGTCACCGCCGAGTCCTTCACCAAGGCCTGGAGCTACGTGGCCAACGCCGCCAACGGCCTGGTCAACTCCGGCTTCTTCAACATCATCGAAGGCTATGAGGCCCTGCAGGACACCGCGAACCTCACCGGCGACGAGCAGCTCTCCGGCCTGACCGTGGTGGACGACACCACCTTCACCGTCAAGCTCACCGAGCCGAGCTCCACCTTCCCGATTCAGGTGGGCTACACCGCCTTCGCCCCGCTGCCCGAGTCCTTCTACGACGACCCGGAGGCCTTCGGCGAGAACCCGGTGGGCAACGGCCAGTACAAGCTGGACCACTGGACGCACGACTCCGAAATCGCCCTCGTCAAGAACGACGACTACAAGGGTACGCAGCCCGCTCAGAACGACGGCGTGACCTTCAAGGTCTACACCGACGTCGAGGCCGGCTACGCCGACGTGCAGGCCGGCAACCTCGACGTGATGGAGACCGTGCCGTCCTCCGCCACCGCCACCTTCGAAACCGATGAGACCGTCCAGGCCTACAACGAGGCCGGCTCCGTGATCCAGACCTTCACCTTCCCGTCCGATCTGGAACACTTCGCCGACGACGAGGAAGGCCACCTGCGTCGCCAGGCCATCTCCCGCGCCATCGACCGTCAGAACATCGTCGACAAGGTGCTCAACGGCGTCGGCACCCCCGCCACCGACTTCACCGCTCCGGCGATGCCGGGCTACTCCGATTCCCTCGAAGGCAGCGAGGTGCTCACCTACGACGCCGACGCCGCCAAGGAGCTGTGGGAGCAGGCCAACGCCATCAACGCGTGGGACAACGACAACGACAAGCTCACCATCGCCTACAACGCCGATGGTGGTGCCAAGCCGATCTACGACGCGATCGTGAACTCCATCACCAACGCTCTGGGCATCCAGTGCGAGACCAACCCGATCGCCACCTTCTCCGAGTTCCGTGAGTCCATCTCCAACCGCACCATGGAATCCGCCTTCCGCACCGGTTGGCAGCCCGACTACCCGTCCGCCGAAAACTACCTCAAGCCGCTGTACACCACGTCCGCGGCCGACGGTCTGGGCTCGAACGACGGCGACTACAAGAACCCCGAGTTCGACGCGCTGATCACCGAGGCCGCCTCCGCGACCGACACCGAGTCCGCCAACGCCCTGTACCAGCAGGCCGAGCAGATCCTCTTCGAGGACATGCCCGCCGTCCCGCTGTACTACAGCAACGCCAACGGCGTCGCCGCCCTCGGCGTGAACGGCCTGGCCTTCAACTGGAAGAACCTGCCGATCTACTACCAGCTCACCAAGTGA